In one window of Saccharomyces paradoxus chromosome VII, complete sequence DNA:
- the PFK1 gene encoding 6-phosphofructokinase subunit alpha (Alpha subunit of heterooctameric phosphofructokinase~similar to YGR240C): MQSQDSCYGVAFRSIITNDEALFKKTIHFYHTLGFATVKDFNKFKHGENSLLSSGTSQDSLREVWLESFKLSEVDASGFRIPQQEASNKAQSQGALLKIRLVMSAPIDETFDTNETATITYFSTDLNKIVEKFPKQAEKLSDTLVFLKDPMGNNITFSGLANATDSAPTSKDAFLEATSEDEIISRASSDASDLLRQTLGSSQKKKKIAVMTSGGDSPGMNAAVRAVVRTGIHFGCDVFAVYEGYEGLLRGGKYLKKMAWEDVRGWLSEGGTLIGTARSMEFKKREGRRQAAGNLISQGIDALIVCGGDGSLTGADLFRHEWPSLVDELVAEGRFTKEEVAPYKNLSIVGLVGSIDNDMSGTDSTIGAYSALERICEMVDYIDATAKSHSRAFVVEVMGRHCGWLALMAGIATGADYIFIPERAVPHGKWQDELKEVCQRHRSKGRRNNTIIVAEGALDDQLNPVTANDVKDALIELGLDTKVTILGHVQRGGTAVAHDRWLATLQGVDAVKAVLEFTPETPSPLIGILENKIIRMPLVESVKLTKSVATAIENKDFDKAISLRDTEFIELYENFLSTTVKDDGSELLPVSDRLNIGIVHVGAPSAALNAATRAATLYCLSHGHKPYAIMNGFSGLIQTGEVKELSWIDVENWHNLGGSEIGTNRSVASEDLGTIAYYFQKNKLDGLIILGGFEGFRSLKQLRDGRPQHPIFNIPMCLIPATVSNNVPGTEYSLGVDTCLNALVNYTDDIKQSASATRRRVFVCEVQGGHSGYIASFTGLITGAVSVYTPEKKIDLASIREDITLLKENFRHDKGENRNGKLLVRNEQASSVYSTQLLADIISEASKGKFGVRTAIPGHVQQGGVPSSKDRVTASRFAVKCIKFIEQWNKKNEASPNTDAKVLRFKFDTHGEKVPTVEHEDDSAAVICVNGSHVSFKPIANLWENETNVELRKGHEVHWAEYNKIGDILSGRLKLRAEVAALAAENK; the protein is encoded by the coding sequence ATGCAATCTCAAGATTCATGCTACGGTGTTGCATTCAGATCTATCATCACAAATGATGAAGCTCTATTCAAGAAGACCATTCACTTTTATCACACTTTAGGATTTGCCACTGTGAAAGActtcaacaaattcaaacaTGGTGAAAATAGCTTATTATCTTCAGGAACTTCCCAAGATTCCTTGAGAGAAGTTTGGTTAGAATCCTTCAAGCTGAGTGAGGTCGATGCTTCTGGGTTCCGTATACCACAACAAGAGGCTTCCAACAAAGCTCAAAGTCAAGGGGCTCTATTGAAGATTCGTTTAGTGATGTCTGCCCCAATTGATGAAACTTTCGACACCAATGAAACCGCCACAATCACTTATTTCTCTACTGATTTGAACAAGATTGTCGAAAAATTCCCAAAGCAAGCCGAGAAATTGTCCGATACCttagtatttttgaaagatccTATGGGCAACAACATCACCTTCTCAGGCTTAGCTAATGCAACTGATTCTGCTCCAACTTCCAAAGATGCTTTCTTGGAAGCTACTTCCGAAGACGAAATCATTTCCAGGGCTTCTTCCGATGCTTCTGACTTATTAAGACAAACATTGGGCTCttctcaaaagaagaagaagattgCTGTCATGACTTCTGGTGGTGATTCTCCTGGTATGAATGCCGCTGTTCGTGCTGTTGTTCGTACAGGTATCCATTTCGGCTGTGATGTCTTTGCCGTTTACGAGGGTTACGAAGGTTTACTAAGAGGCGGTAAATATTTAAAGAAGATGGCTTGGGAAGATGTCAGAGGTTGGTTAAGTGAAGGTGGTACTTTGATCGGTACTGCTCGTTCCATGGAATTCAAAAAGCGCGAAGGTCGTAGACAAGCTGCAGGTAATCTAATTTCACAAGGTATTGACGCTTTGATTGTTTGTGGTGGTGACGGTTCTTTAACTGGTGCTGATCTTTTTAGACACGAATGGCCATCTTTGGTTGATGAACTGGTTGCAGAAGGCAGATTTACTAAGGAAGAAGTTGCCCCATACAAGAATTTGTCCATTGTTGGTCTTGTTGGTTCCATTGATAATGATATGTCTGGTACTGACTCTACCATTGGTGCTTATTCTGCTTTGGAAAGAATCTGTGAAATGGTTGACTACATTGATGCTACCGCTAAGTCCCATTCCCGTGCCTTCGTTGTTGAAGTTATGGGTAGACATTGTGGTTGGTTGGCCTTGATGGCCGGTATCGCTACTGGTGCTGATTACATTTTCATTCCAGAAAGGGCTGTTCCTCACGGAAAATGGCAAGACGAATTGAAGGAAGTCTGCCAAAGACATAGGAGTAAGGGTAGAAGAAACAACACCATTATTGTCGCTGAAGGTGCTTTAGATGATCAATTAAACCCTGTTACCGCCAATGATGTTAAGGATGCCTTAATTGAACTCGGTCTAGACACTAAAGTCACAATTCTAGGTCACGTTCAAAGAGGTGGTACTGCTGTTGCACATGACAGATGGTTAGCCACTTTACAAGGTGTCGACGCTGTTAAGGCCGTTTTGGAGTTTACTCCAGAAACTCCTTCTCCATTAATTGGTATTTTAGAAAACAAGATCATTAGAATGCCATTGGTTGAATCTGTGAAGTTGACCAAATCTGTTGCCACTGCcattgaaaacaaagattTCGATAAGGCAATTTCTTTAAGAGACACAGAATTTATTGAGCTCTACGAAAACTTCTTATCCACTACCGTTAAAGATGATGGTTCTGAATTGTTGCCAGTATCTGACAGATTAAATATTGGTATTGTCCATGTTGGTGCTCCATCGGCCGCTTTGAACGCTGCTACTCGTGCTGCCACTCTATACTGTTTGTCACACGGCCATAAACCATATGCTATCATGAATGGCTTCAGCGGATTGATTCAAACCGGTGAAGTAAAGGAACTATCATGGATTGATGTCGAAAACTGGCATAACTTGGGTGGTTCCGAAATTGGTACCAACAGATCTGTTGCCTCAGAAGATTTAGGTACAATTGCTTATTACTTCCAAAAGAACAAGCTAGACGGTTTGATTATCCTCGGTGGTTTTGAAGGTTTCAGATCTTTGAAGCAATTGCGTGACGGTAGACCCCAACATCCAATCTTCAACATCCCAATGTGTTTGATTCCAGCCACTGTTTCTAACAACGTTCCAGGTACTGAATACTCACTTGGTGTTGACACCTGTTTGAACGCATTGGTCAATTACACCGATGACATCAAACAAAGTGCTTCTGccacaagaagaagagtcTTTGTCTGCGAAGTTCAAGGTGGTCATTCTGGTTACATTGCTTCTTTCACTGGTTTGATCACCGGTGCCGTTTCCGTGTATACtccagaaaagaaaatcgaCTTAGCTTCTATCAGAGAAGATATAACTTTGTTAAAAGAGAACTTCCGTCACGATAAAGGTGAAAACAGAAATGGTAAGCTATTAGTTAGAAATGAGCAAGCTTCTAGCGTATATAGCACCCAATTGCTAGCTGACATTATCTCTGAAGCAAGCAAGGGTAAGTTTGGTGTCAGAACCGCTATCCCAGGTCATGTCCAACAAGGTGGTGTTCCATCTTCCAAGGACCGTGTCACCGCTTCTAGATTTGCTGTCAAATGTATCAAGTTTATCGAACAATGGAACAAGAAGAATGAAGCTTCTCCAAACACTGACGCTAAAGTTTTGAGATTCAAGTTCGATACTCACGGTGAAAAAGTACCAACTGTTGAGCACGAGGATGATTCCGCCGCTGTTATCTGTGTCAATGGTTCTCACGTTTCCTTTAAGCCAATCGCTAATCTATGGGAGAACGAAACCAATGTTGAATTAAGAAAGGGTCATGAAGTTCACTGGGCTGAATATAACAAGATTGGTGACATCCTATCTGGTAGATTAAAGTTGAGAGCTGAAGTAGCCGCTTTAGCCGCTGAAAACAAATGA
- the YAP1802 gene encoding Yap1802p (Protein of the AP180 family, involved in clathrin cage assembly~similar to YGR241C) — protein MSSLYTKLVKGATKIKMAPPKQKYVDPILSGTSSARGLQEITHALDIRLSDTAWTIVYKALIVLHLMIQQGEKDVTLRHYSHNLDVFQLRKISHTSKWSSNDMRALQRYDEYLKTRCEEYGRLGMDHLRDNYSSLKLGNKNQLSMDEELDHVESLEIQINALIRNKYSVSDLENHLLLYAFQLLVQDLLGLYNALNEGVITLLESFFELSIEHAKRTLDLYKDFVDMTEYVVRYLKIGKAVGLKIPVIKHITTKLINSLEEHLREETKRQRGASPKQQQDRKPSAAISSTSDHDNSNNNRSVAQQKLEQIREQKKLLEQQLQNQQLLISPTVAQDAYNPFGSQQQDLNNDTFSFEPTQPQMSAQVPQQTANPFLIQQQQQQQQPLQLTSASTMPQQGEIPITPNLNSQQTGVYASNLQYTPNFTGSGFGGYTTTENNPMTTSTLDPTKTGSNNPFSLENIAREQQQQPHFQASPNPFNLQQAQTTPILAHSQTGNPFQAQNVVTSPMTTYMTGPGASQVPYTPTGMQQQQQVMQGQQTGYVIVPTAFVPINQQQQQSQHQQENPNLIDI, from the coding sequence ATGTCTTCATTATATACCAAGTTGGTTAAAGGGGCGACCAAGATAAAGATGGCCCCTCCAAAGCAAAAATACGTGGACCCTATTCTCTCAGGCACTTCGAGCGCAAGGGGATTACAAGAGATTACCCACGCATTGGATATAAGGTTATCTGATACAGCTTGGACCATTGTCTATAAGGCATTGATTGTGTTGCATCTCATGATACAACAGGGTGAAAAAGATGTCACGCTAAGGCACTATTCTCATAATTTGGACGTCTTCCAGTTAAGAAAGATTTCACATACTTCTAAGTGGTCTTCTAATGATATGAGGGCTTTGCAGAGATATGACGAATACCTAAAGACACGTTGTGAGGAATATGGTAGGCTAGGTATGGATCATCTACGAGATAATTACTCTTCGCTAAAGCTGGGCAACAAGAATCAGCTTTCAATGGATGAAGAGCTAGATCATGTCGAATCATTGGAAATTCAAATCAATGCTTTGATAAGGAATAAATACTCTGTTTCAGATCTAGAAAACCATTTACTATTGTATGCGTTTCAATTATTAGTGCAAGATCTACTGGGCCTGTATAATGCTCTTAATGAAGGTGTCATTACACTTTTGGAATCATTCTTCGAGTTGTCCATTGAACACGCCAAGAGAACATTAGACCTTTACAAAGATTTCGTCGATATGACAGAGTATGTTGTTAGATATCTAAAAATAGGAAAAGCCGTCGGTTTAAAAATCCCCGTTATTAAACATATTACTACAAAGTTAATTAACTCCTTAGAAGAGCATTTGAGGGAGGAAACGAAAAGACAAAGAGGTGCATCTCCCAAACAGCAACAAGATAGAAAACCATCTGCAGCTATTAGCTCTACCAGCGATCATGAtaacagcaacaataatagATCTGTGGCGCAGCAAAAACTGGAGCAGATAAGggaacaaaaaaagctgCTGGAGCAACAATTACAAAATCAGCAGTTACTCATTTCCCCCACGGTCGCACAAGATGCTTATAACCCATTTGGATCGCAACAACAAGATTTAAATAATGACACCTTCTCATTCGAGCCAACCCAACCTCAAATGAGTGCTCAAGTCCCTCAACAAACTGCCAATCCATTCTTGatacaacagcaacagcaacagcaacagccTTTACAGTTGACATCTGCATCTACAATGCCACAACAAGGTGAAATACCGATTACCCCAAACTTGAATAGTCAACAGACTGGGGTGTATGCTTCCAACCTCCAATACACACCAAATTTCACTGGTTCAGGATTCGGCGGTTATACCACCACCGAAAACAACCCAATGACGACAAGCACTTTAGATCCAACAAAAACGGGGTCCAACAACCCATTTTCGTTGGAAAATATTGCCAGagaacagcaacaacaaccacaTTTCCAGGCTTCCCCAAACCCTTTTAACCTCCAACAAGCGCAAACTACACCAATTCTTGCTCATAGTCAAACAGGTAATCCATTTCAAGCACAAAACGTGGTAACGTCCCCAATGACCACATACATGACAGGTCCCGGGGCCAGCCAAGTTCCGTATACCCCCACTGGTAtgcagcagcaacaacaagtGATGCAAGGTCAACAAACAGGGTATGTCATAGTTCCCACTGCGTTTGTCCCCATTaatcaacaacagcaacaatcGCAGCATCAGCAAGAAAATCCTAACTTAATAGATATATAG
- the MPC3 gene encoding mitochondrial pyruvate carrier (subunit of mitochondrial pyruvate carrier~similar to YGR243W): MSASAFNFAFRRFWNSETGPRTVHFWAPTLKWGLVFAGLNDIKRPVEKVSGAQNLSLLATALIWTRWSFVIKPKNYLLASVNFFLGCTAGYHLTRIANFRIRNGDSFKQVIHYIIKGETPAAVAAKQSTSASMNKGVMGANSSITH; this comes from the coding sequence ATGTCAGCATCAGCTTTTAATTTTGCCTTCAGAAGATTTTGGAACAGTGAAACGGGGCCTAGGACAGTACACTTTTGGGCACCCACTTTGAAGTGGGGGTTGGTCTTTGCAGGGCTAAACGATATTAAGAGGCCCGTAGAGAAGGTATCTGGCGCACAAAACTTATCTTTATTAGCTACGGCACTAATTTGGACGCGTTGGTCGTTTGTCATCAAACCCAAGAACTATCTATTGGCTTCCGTGAATTTCTTCTTAGGTTGCACTGCCGGATACCACCTAACCAGAATTGCCAACTTCAGGATACGGAATGGTGACTCCTTCAAGCAGGTTATCCACTATATAATAAAGGGGGAGACTCCCGCTGCTGTTGCAGCAAAACAATCTACCTCTGCGTCGATGAATAAGGGTGTGATGGGTGctaattcatcaataacGCACTGA
- the LSC2 gene encoding succinate--CoA ligase (GDP-forming) subunit beta (Beta subunit of succinyl-CoA ligase~similar to YGR244C): protein MYSRKSLSLISKCGQLSRLNAQAALQARRHLSIHEYRSAQLLREYGIGTPEGFPAFTPEEAFEAAKKLNTKKLVIKAQALTGGRGKGHFDTGYKSGVHMIESPQQAEDVAKEMLNHNLITKQTGIAGKPVSAVYIVKRVDTKHEAYLSILMDRQTKKPMIIASSQGGMNIEEVAEKTPDAIKKFSIETSKGLSLQMAKDVARSLGFSPNAQDEAAQAVSNLYKIFMERDATQVEINPLSEIEHDPTHKVMCTDAKFGFDDNASFRQEKIYSWRDLSQEDPDEVKAKKYDLNFVKLKGNIGCLVNGAGLAMATMDVIKLNGGDPANFLDCGGGATPETIKQGFELILSNKNVDAIFVNIFGGIVRCDYVALGLVEAARELEVRVPIVARLQGTKVEEGRDIINKSGVKIYSFDELDPAAKKVVELTQN from the coding sequence ATGTACTCAAGAAAATCCTTATCCCTAATTTCAAAGTGTGGGCAATTAAGCAGGCTAAACGCACAAGCTGCTCTACAAGCAAGGAGACACTTGTCCATTCATGAATATAGGTCGGCTCAGTTGTTGAGAGAATATGGTATTGGTACCCCGGAAGGGTTTCCTGCATTCACTCCTGAAGAGGCCTTCGAAGCAGCTAAGAAATTGAATACTAAGAAATTGGTCATCAAGGCGCAGGCATTGACTGGAGGCAGAGGTAAAGGTCACTTTGACACCGGCTACAAGAGCGGGGTTCATATGATTGAAAGCCCTCAACAAGCAGAAGATGTTGCAAAAGAAATGCTTAATCATAACCTGATTACCAAACAGACGGGAATAGCTGGGAAGCCGGTATCTGCGGTGTATATAGTGAAAAGAGTAGATACTAAGCATGAAGCTTATTTATCTATTTTGATGGATAGACAAACCAAGAAACCGATGATTATTGCATCCAGTCAAGGTGGTATGAATATTGAAGAGGTGGCCGAGAAAACTCCAGATGctataaagaaattttcaattgaaaccTCAAAAGGACTGAGTTTACAAATGGCCAAAGATGTTGCCAGGAGTCTCGGTTTCAGTCCCAATGCACAAGACGAAGCAGCACAAGCTGTATCCAATTTGTATAAGATATTCATGGAAAGAGATGCTACTCAAGTAGAGATTAACCCTTTGAGTGAGATTGAACATGATCCAACCCACAAAGTCATGTGTACAGACGCCAAATTTGGGTTTGATGATAACGCATCATTTAGacaggaaaaaatatattcCTGGAGGGATTTATCACAAGAAGACCCCGATGAGGTTAAGGCAAAGAAGTATGACTTGAACTTTGTAAAGTTGAAAGGTAACATTGGATGTTTAGTCAATGGTGCCGGTTTGGCTATGGCCACTATGGATGTCATCAAATTGAACGGAGGCGATCCTGCGAACTTTTTGGATTGTGGTGGTGGTGCCACGCCCGAGACTATCAAACAAGGTTTCGAATTGATCTTATCCAATAAGAACGTAGACGCAATTTTCGTCAATATTTTTGGTGGTATCGTAAGATGTGACTATGTCGCCCTGGGGTTGGTGGAAGCCGCCAGAGAACTAGAAGTTAGGGTCCCTATTGTGGCACGTTTGCAAGGCACCAAGGTAGAAGAAGGCCGTGACATTATCAATAAGTCGGGGGTAAAGATCTACTCATTTGATGAATTAGATCCTGCTGCTAAAAAGGTTGTTGAATTGACGCAAAACTAA
- the SDA1 gene encoding Sda1p (Protein required for actin organization and passage through Start~similar to YGR245C): MGRRSRAAMLPTNIILLQNLVKRDPESYQEEFLQQYAHYESLRDIFMLNGLAGSDSAAANNGLDVGNGSSTVAGTNGTTMSTSTSQLIELVGFVSQVCSCFPRETANFPSELKQLLLEHHKSLPFELKEKILSCLTMLRNKDVITAEELIQSLFPLLVAYSSHGNSLGINSHAKELRKIIYTNLISLLKSCNTNGKNQKLNKSTQAVCFNLLDKPDSQGIWATKLTRELWRRGIWDDSRTVEIMTQAALHQDVKIAMSGVMFFLDADREREENFEENSEDEDGFDLDALRHKMQVNKKTGRRGKKLENAIKTVKKKKKNGPGTPQGYLNFSAIHLLRDPQGFAEKLFKEHLSGKTKNKFDMEQKISLMQLLSRLIGTHKLIVLGIYTFFLKYLTPKQRDVTRIMSACAQACHDLVPPEVINVMVRKIADEFVSDGVANEVAAAGINTIREICSRAPLAIDEILLQDLVEYKGSKAKGVNMAAKSLIALYRDIAPEMLKKKDRGKNAAMEVQEAKRGGESSKRPQFGVDNSVQGIAGIELLAKWKKEHGEEGENEDADANWEVDVDSEEDNIDGDWVTMDSDKEYDVDMEDSDDEKDNAKDKESDSDLELSDDEEEKDVKDEQANVDVDPEAAFREIASTRILTPADFAKLQELRNEDSVAKIMGVHKQDKREELVDASTLTGPIKYKQSREERLQKVLEGREGRDKFGSRRGKRDNMRSTTNREKERRKNFVMSIHKRSVRGKQKMSLRDKQKVLRAHITKQKKKGY, encoded by the coding sequence ATGGGTAGAAGAAGTAGAGCAGCTATGCTCCCAACAAATATCATTCTTTTACAGAATTTGGTAAAGCGTGACCCAGAATCCTATCAAGAGGagtttcttcaacaatacGCACACTATGAATCCCTAAGAGATATCTTTATGCTAAACGGGCTTGCTGGAAGTGATTCTGCAGCCGCTAATAATGGGCTAGATGTGGGAAATGGTTCATCTACAGTGGCTGGTACTAATGGTACCACCATGAGCACTTCAACGTCCCAACTTATTGAATTGGTTGGTTTCGTATCTCAAGTTTGCTCCTGTTTTCCTCGTGAAACTGCAAACTTTCCGTCTGAATTAAAACAGCTCTTGTTGGAACACCATAAATCTTTGCCATTTgaattaaaggaaaaaatcttaAGTTGTTTGACAATGTTGAGGAACAAGGACGTCATTACTGCTGAGGAATTAATTCAGAGCTTATTTCCTTTGCTAGTTGCCTACTCTTCCCATGGTAATTCACTTGGCATCAACTCCCATGCCAAAGAATTGAGAAAAATCATTTATAcaaatttgatttctttattgaaaagttgtAATACCAATGGTAAAAACCAAAAACTGAACAAATCCACGCAGGCCGTTTGCTTTAATTTGTTAGATAAACCAGATTCTCAAGGCATTTGGGCCACAAAATTAACTAGAGAACTCTGGAGACGTGGTATTTGGGATGATTCAAGAACTGTTGAAATTATGACTCAAGCCGCTTTACACCAAGATGTCAAGATTGCCATGTCTGGTGtgatgttttttttagatgCTGATAGAGAACGTGAAGAGAATTTTGAGGAAAATTCGgaggatgaagatggaTTTGATTTAGATGCATTAAGGCATAAGATGCAagttaataaaaaaactggTAGACGTGGTAAAAAGCTGGAGAATGCCATAAAAACTgttaaaaagaagaaaaagaatggacCAGGCACTCCTCAAGGTTATTTAAACTTCAGTGCCATCCACCTTTTGAGAGATCCACAGGGatttgctgaaaaattgtttAAGGAACATCTTTCCGGTAAAACGAAAAACAAATTTGACATGGAACAgaaaatatctttgatGCAGCTGCTATCAAGGTTGATTGGTACCCATAAGTTGATTGTTTTAGGAATTTACACGTTTTTCTTAAAGTATTTAACTCCGAAACAAAGAGACGTTACAAGGATTATGTCAGCGTGTGCTCAAGCGTGCCATGATCTTGTCCCCCCTGAAGTTATAAATGTCATGGTGAGAAAGATTGCTGACGAGTTCGTATCAGACGGTGTTGCTAATGAAGTCGCTGCTGCAGGTATCAATACCATTAGAGAAATATGTTCTCGTGCACCATTGGCCATTGATGAAATCTTGCTACAAGATCTGGTAGAGTACAAGGGGTCTAAAGCCAAAGGTGTTAATATGGCCGCTAAGTCATTGATAGCATTATATAGAGACATTGCACCAGAAATgctaaaaaagaaggatcGTGGTAAAAATGCCGCCATGGAAGTACAAGAAGCCAAGAGAGGAGGTGAGAGTTCAAAAAGACCGCAATTTGGTGTTGACAACAGTGTTCAGGGGATTGCTGGTATCGAATTGTTGGccaaatggaaaaaagaacacGGTGAAGAGGGTGAAAATGAAGACGCTGACGCCAACTGGGAAGTAGATGTCGATAGTGAAGAAGACAATATCGATGGTGATTGGGTCACCATGGATAGTGACAAGGAATATGATGTTGATATGGAAGATAGTGACGACGAGAAAGACAATGCTAAGGATAAAGAATCGGATTCAGATTTGGAACTAAGTGATGATGAGGAGGAAAAAGACGTGAAGGATGAGCAAGCAAATGTAGACGTAGATCCAGAAGCTGCCTTCCGTGAAATTGCTTCCACACGTATTTTGACCCCGGCAGATTTCGCGAAACTACAAGAATTGCGTAACGAAGACAGCGTTGCTAAAATCATGGGCGTTCACAAACAGGACAAACGTGAAGAGTTAGTTGATGCAAGTACACTAACCGGTCCTATCAAATACAAACAGTCTCGTGAAGAAAGATTACAAAAGGTACTAGAAGGCCGTGAAGGTAGGGATAAATTTGGTAGCAGACGTGGTAAACGTGACAATATGCGTTCTACTACCAACagggaaaaggaaagaaggaagaacTTTGTTATGTCTATTCACAAGAGATCTGTTAGAGGTAAGCAAAAGATGTCATTACGAGACAAGCAAAAGGTGTTACGTGCACATATCACcaaacagaagaagaaagggTATTAA
- the BRF1 gene encoding transcription factor TFIIIB subunit BRF1 (TFIIIB B-related factor~similar to YGR246C), which yields MPVCKSCHGTEFERDLSNANNDLVCKACGVVSEDNPIVSEVTFGETSAGAAVVQGSFIGAGQSHAAFGGSSALESREATLNNARRKLRAVSYALHIPEYITDAAFQWYKLALANNFVQGRRSQNVIASCLYVACRKEKTHHMLIDFSSRLQVSVYSIGATFLKMVKKLHITELPLADPSLFIQHFAEKLDLADKKIKVVKDAVKLAQRMSKDWMFEGRRPAGIAGACILLACRMNNLRRTHTEIVAVSHVAEETLQQRLNEFKNTKAAKLSVQKFRENDVEDGEARPPSFVKNRKKERKIKDSLDKEEMFQTSEEALNKNPILTQVLGEQELSSKEVLFYLKQFSERRARVVDRIKATNGIDGENIYHEDSDSDTRKRKPSGINAQDERVEGEGNKLERSKQKIKKVKTKALEEEKDVGHFQDAIDGYSLETDPYCPRNLHLLPTTDAYLSKVSDDPDNLEDVDDEELNAHLLNEEASKLKERIWIGLNADFLLEQESKRLKQEADIATGNTSVKKKRTRRRNTRNSEPTKTVDAAAAIGLMSDLQDKSGLHAALKAAEENGDFTTADSVKNMLQKASFSKKINYDAIDGLFR from the coding sequence ATGCCAGTGTGTAAAAGCTGTCACGGAACGGAATTTGAGAGAGATCTTTCCAATGCTAATAACGATTTAGTTTGTAAGGCCTGTGGTGTTGTCTCAGAAGACAATCCCATCGTCTCTGAAGTTACATTTGGTGAAACAAGCGCAGGGGCTGCTGTAGTACAAGGTTCTTTTATCGGTGCAGGACAAAGTCATGCTGCATTTGGGGGTTCTAGTGCTCTGGAATCTAGAGAAGCTACATTGAACAACGCAAGAAGGAAATTACGTGCCGTTTCTTATGCATTACATATCCCGGAATATATCACAGACGCTGCCTTCCAATGGTACAAGCTTGCATTGGCCAATAACTTTGTACAAGGTCGGAGGTCTCAAAATGTTATTGCCTCCTGTCTTTATGTGGCATgtagaaaggaaaagacGCATCACATGCTGATCGACTTCTCTTCAAGATTGCAAGTGAGTGTGTATTCTATTGGAGCtacatttttgaaaatggtaaaaaAGCTACATATTACAGAGTTACCATTAGCGGATCCTTCTTTATTCATTCAACATTttgctgaaaaattggatcTTGCTGACAAGAAGATTAAAGTGGTGAAGGATGCGGTAAAACTAGCTCAAAGAATGTCCAAAGACTGGATGTTTGAAGGACGAAGGCCTGCAGGTATTGCCGGCGCATGTATTTTACTAGCTTGCAGAATGAATAATTTGAGAAGAACGCATACAGAGATCGTGGCAGTTTCACATGTTGCCGAAGAAACTTTACAGCAACGGTTGAacgaattcaaaaacacAAAGGCTGCAAAACTTTCCGTTCAAAAATTTAGGGAGAATGATGTGGAAGATGGGGAGGCCAGGCCCCCCTCCTTTGTGAAAaacagaaagaaagaaagaaagataaaGGATTCTttagataaagaagaaatgttTCAAACCAGTGAAGAAGCGTTGAATAAAAATCCCATCTTGACACAGGTGTTGGGAGAACAAGAGCTGTCTTCCAAAGAAGTGCTATTTTACTTAAAACAATTTTCGGAACGGAGAGCCCGAGTCGTCGACAGAATTAAGGCCACTAATGGCATAGATGGCGAAAATATATACCACGAAGATTCCGATAGTGATACGAGAAAACGCAAGCCCTCTGGAATTAATGCCCAGGACGAACGTGTAGAAGGAGAAGGGAACAAGCTGGAAAGGAGcaaacaaaagattaaGAAGGTGAAGACGAAAGcattagaagaagagaaggaTGTTGGGCATTTCCAAGACGCTATTGATGGTTATTCCCTAGAGACGGATCCATATTGTCCTCGAAATTTGCATTTGTTACCCACAACGGATGCATACCTTTCAAAAGTTAGTGACGATCCAGATAATTTAGAGGATGTTGATGATGAGGAATTAAACGCTCACTTATTGAACGAGGAAGCTTCAAAGTTAAAGGAAAGGATTTGGATTGGCCTCAACGCAGATTTTTTACTTGAACAGGAGAGTAAACGTTTGAAACAAGAGGCAGATATCGCCACTGGTAACACAtcagtgaaaaaaaaacgcaCGAGACGCAGGAATACTAGAAATAGCGAACCTACAAAAACCGTGGATGCAGCAGCAGCTATCGGATTGATGTCAGACTTACAAGACAAATCAGGTTTGCACGCTGCTTTGAAAGCAGCTGAGGAAAACGGTGATTTTACTACTGCTGATAGCGTCAAGAATATGTTACAAAAGGCAAGTTTCTCTAAGAAGATTAATTACGACGCCATTGACGGTTTGTTTAGGTGA